One genomic window of Glycine max cultivar Williams 82 chromosome 16, Glycine_max_v4.0, whole genome shotgun sequence includes the following:
- the LOC100804257 gene encoding mitochondrial phosphate carrier protein 3, mitochondrial: MAPVDSDTLGRHSLIPSYLYSSPSPQKKKMEASSFAIHSPRENRNIEMFSPSFYAACTVGGSLSCGPTHTGITPLDVVKCNIQIDPVKYKNTSTGFGVMFEEQGLRGFFRGWGPTLVGYSAQGAFKYGFYEFFKKYYSDIAGPEYATKYKTLIYLAGSASAELIAGVALCPFEAVKVRVQTQPGFARGLADGLPKLVRTEGVSGLYKGIVPLWGRQVPYTMMKFASYENIVEMIYKHAIPKPKYECSNSLQLGVSIVSGYMAGILCATVSHPADNLVSFLNNSKGATVGDAVKKLGLWGLFTRGLPLRILMVGTLTGAQWGIYDSFKVFVGLPTTGGVAPAAVLAPASAA; encoded by the exons ATGGCTCCCGTGGACTCTGACACTTTGGGGCGCCATTCTCTGATTCCGAGCTACCTCTATTCCTCTCCCTCGccgcagaagaagaagatggaggCTTCGAGTTTCGCCATTCATTCTCCGAGAGAGAATCGAAATATAGAGATGTTTTCGCCGTCGTTCTATGCTGCTTGCACCGTTGGTGGAAGCCTCAGCTGTGGCCCCACTCACACCGGCATCACACCTCTTGACGTTGTCAAATGTAACATACAG ATTGACCCTGTCAAGTACAAGAACACCAGCACTGGATTTGGAGTTATGTTTGAGGAGCAGGGACTAAGGGGCTTTTTCCGCGGGTGGGGACCTACCCTTGTTGGTTACAGTGCTCAGGGTGCCTTCAAATATGGATTCTATGAGTTCTTCAAGAAGTACTATTCTGACATAGCTGGTCCAGAGTATGCAACCAAGTACAAGACATTGATCTACCTAGCTGGATCCGCATCTGCCGAGTTGATTGCAGGTGTTGCTCTTTGCCCATTTGAGGCAGTGAAGGTCAGAGTTCAAACTCAGCCTGGTTTCGCTAGAGGCCTGGCTGATGGGCTACCAAAGTTGGTCAGAACTGAAGGAGTCTCAGG GTTGTACAAGGGAATTGTTCCTCTATGGGGAAGACAAGTTCCAT ATACAATGATGAAATTTGCTTCATATGAGAACATAGTTGAGATGATTTATAAGCATGCCATCCCCAAACCAAAATATGAATGCAGCAATTCCCTGCAACTAGGTGTGAGCATTGTCAGTGGATACATGGCTGGTATATTGTGTGCCACTGTCTCTCATCCCGCTGATAACCTCGTCTCTTTCCTGAACAATTCCAAAGGGGCAACGGTTGGTGAT GCTGTAAAGAAGCTTGGATTATGGGGTCTGTTTACCCGTGGTCTTCCTCTTCGTATTCTTATGGTTGGAACTCTCACTGGAGCACAATGGGGAATATATGATTCATTCAAAGTTTTTGTGGGGCT gCCAACCACTGGTGGTGTTGCTCCTGCTGCTGTTCTTGCTCCCGCTTCTGCTGCTTAG
- the LOC106796452 gene encoding uncharacterized protein, translating to MATSSKLSSFVFVLVVLANSLVLSSSTEPTISASPKPYVTAPGITSFFPRPSADRPMNWAAPPEEEASSPPPVPSSGEFVGKKSSGSSRLDCAAAIVGTLLCSFLISSIVV from the coding sequence ATGGCTACTAGCTCCAAGTTATCTTCCTTTGTCTTTGTGCTTGTCGTGTTAGCCAATTCACTAGTTCTCAGCTCAAGTACTGAGCCAACAATTTCAGCTTCTCCAAAACCTTATGTAACAGCACCTGGTATTACCTCTTTTTTTCCCAGGCCAAGTGCTGATAGACCTATGAATTGGGCAGCTCCTCCTGAGGAAGAGGCATCCTCGCCGCCACCAGTGCCAAGTTCTGGTGAGTTTGTTGGGAAGAAGTCTTCCGGTTCATCTAGGTTGGATTGTGCAGCTGCCATTGTTGGCACCCTGCTCTGCAGTTTCTTGATATCTAGCATAGTTGTTTGA
- the LOC100804787 gene encoding uncharacterized protein, producing the protein MGASQSVQVVEDSEEEEDERNLNGPLMGRAQLGNHMVKKVLEQEPEMLPCHASASPLSPQLSSLGTPRLGPSIKVWDPYNVLGPPPPLPSPPALSRSFSGNGMVAVADDEAVTEVFLISHGECELNLAPDLVGGRCPAAALTANGKRHARALAVFLKSQGVRFSAVYSSPLDRARSTAVSVCKEVNFSEEQIQSTDALAEISQGNWEGCLRSEIYTPEIQGLIDRFQPDFTAPSGESLRQVEFRMIHFLNGTVLALHEKLLDLSSHQNDNQAFAQNNSHALLTNSLHDQDGPSLPPNQWDLLNRHRPPFSRKKSGKSRLQFVTTTGDEIEDEISSGNVNHGSSLHNSGFSSFSPTVSCIGLFTHSLPIKCLLTGLLGCSPLMSHKFCIEDSSVTVLQHSLRTGWQIKRLNDTAHLRLL; encoded by the exons ATGGGTGCGAGTCAGTCAGTGCAAGTGGTGGAAGAcagcgaagaagaagaagatgagaggAACCTCAACGGGCCCTTGATGGGCCGGGCCCAATTGGGCAACCACATGGTGAAGAAGGTTCTGGAACAGGAGCCCGAGATGCTGCCGTGCCACGCGTCGGCGTCTCCGCTCTCGCCGCAGCTCTCGTCCCTCGGGACGCCGCGGCTCGGCCCCTCGATCAAGGTCTGGGACCCCTACAACGTCCTTGGCCCGCCGCCCCCGCTTCCGTCGCCGCCCGCGCTGTCCCGGAGCTTTTCGGGGAACGGGATGGTCGCCGTGGCGGACGACGAGGCGGTGACGGAGGTTTTCCTGATCAGCCACGGCGAGTGCGAGCTGAATCTGGCGCCGGATTTGGTTGGCGGCCGCTGCCCCGCCGCCGCACTGACGGCCAACGGGAAGCGCCATGCCAGGGCTCTGGCCGTGTTTCTCAAGTCGCAGGGGGTTCGGTTCAGCGCCGTGTATTCGTCCCCGCTGGATCGGGCGCGGTCCACGGCGGTGTCGGTGTGCAAG GAAGTCAATTTTTCAGAGGAACAAATTCAATCCACAGATGCTCTTGCAGAGATTAGTCAAGGGAATTGGGAAGGCTGCCTTCGATCAGAAATATATACTCCCGAAATTCAGGGCTTAATTGACAGGTTCCAGCCAGATTTTACTGCACCTTCTGGTGAATCACTTAGACAAGTAGAATTCCGGATGATTCACTTCTTAAATGGAACTGTCCTTGCATTACATGAAAAACTATTAGATTTATCATCACATCAAAATGACAACCAGGCATTTGCACAGAACAACTCCCATGCTCTTCTCACTAACTCACTTCACGACCAAGATGGACCTTCTCTCCCTCCAAACCAATGGGATTTGCTCAACAGGCACCGGCCTCCATTCTCAAGGAAAAAGTCTGGTAAGAGCAGACTACAATTTGTGACAACCACTGGTGATGAAATTGAAGATGAAATTTCTTCTGGCAATGTAAACCACGGAAGTTCTCTGCATAATTCTGGTTTCAGCAGCTTTTCACCAACTGTGTCTTGTATAGGACTATTTACTCATTCTCTGCCAATTAAGTGTCTCCTGACTGGCCTTCTTggatgtagccctctgatgtcACATAAGTTTTGCATAGAAGACTCTTCAGTGACTGTGTTGCAGCATTCTCTGAGAACTGGTTGGCAGATAAAAAGGCTGAATGATACTGCACACCTTAGGCTTCTCTAG